The Kineosporiaceae bacterium genome contains a region encoding:
- a CDS encoding bifunctional enoyl-CoA hydratase/phosphate acetyltransferase: MEQITNRTFDELQVGESSTLSRTLTQRDIELFAVMSGDVNPMHLDVVYAQSDLFHRVIAHGMWGGALVSTVLGTALPGPGTIYLGQTLRFHKPVYIGDTVVVTVTVAEKVPDGHRVVLDCSVVNQRADVVISGNATVIAPTEKVSRPRMTLPDVELFERGRRYRELVEHTEGLEPLRTAVVHPVEALSLLAGVEAARERLIVPVFVGPEAKIRQAARDASVDLTEFEVVDVPHSDAAAARAVAMARAGEVRAVMKSGLHPDELLHPVLDPVRGLRTKRRVSHVYAMEVPRHPRPLLITDAGINVAPTLQDKRDIVQNAIDLAHALGIELPRVAILAAVETVSPTIASTLDAAALCKMADRGQITGGVLDGPLAFDNAVTDDVRDRLGPQTPGNGSAVAGHADVLVVPDLETGTMLVQQLVSLADADAAGIVLGAKVPIILTTGSDSTLARLGSCAMAMLVDRHTRQRAR; this comes from the coding sequence ATGGAACAGATCACCAACCGGACGTTCGACGAGTTACAGGTCGGCGAGAGCTCGACCCTGTCGCGCACCCTGACCCAACGCGACATCGAGCTGTTCGCGGTGATGTCCGGTGACGTCAACCCGATGCACCTGGATGTGGTCTATGCCCAGAGCGACCTGTTCCACCGGGTCATCGCGCACGGCATGTGGGGCGGCGCCCTGGTCTCGACCGTCTTGGGGACGGCGCTACCCGGGCCGGGCACCATCTATCTGGGGCAGACGCTGCGATTCCACAAGCCGGTCTACATCGGCGACACCGTCGTGGTCACGGTCACCGTCGCCGAGAAGGTGCCGGACGGCCACCGCGTGGTGCTCGACTGTTCGGTGGTCAACCAGCGCGCCGATGTCGTGATCAGCGGCAACGCCACGGTGATCGCCCCGACCGAGAAGGTGTCCCGGCCCCGCATGACGCTGCCCGACGTCGAGTTGTTCGAGCGGGGCCGGCGCTATCGCGAGCTCGTCGAGCACACCGAGGGGCTCGAGCCACTGCGCACCGCGGTGGTGCACCCGGTGGAGGCCCTCTCATTGCTGGCCGGGGTCGAGGCGGCCCGCGAGCGGCTCATCGTGCCGGTGTTCGTCGGACCCGAGGCCAAGATCCGTCAGGCCGCCCGGGACGCCTCGGTGGATCTCACCGAGTTCGAGGTCGTCGACGTCCCGCACAGCGATGCCGCCGCGGCGCGGGCGGTGGCCATGGCGCGGGCGGGCGAGGTCCGGGCCGTGATGAAGAGCGGGCTCCACCCGGACGAGCTGCTGCACCCGGTGCTCGACCCCGTTCGTGGGCTGCGCACCAAACGTCGGGTCAGCCACGTGTATGCGATGGAGGTACCCCGCCACCCCCGGCCCCTGCTGATCACCGATGCCGGCATCAACGTCGCGCCGACCCTGCAGGACAAGCGCGACATCGTGCAGAACGCGATCGACCTGGCCCACGCCCTGGGCATCGAGCTGCCCCGGGTGGCGATCCTGGCCGCCGTCGAGACCGTCTCACCGACGATCGCCTCGACCCTGGACGCCGCCGCACTGTGCAAGATGGCCGACCGCGGCCAGATCACCGGCGGGGTGCTCGACGGCCCGCTGGCCTTCGACAATGCCGTGACGGACGACGTGCGCGACCGGCTCGGGCCACAGACCCCGGGCAACGGGTCGGCGGTGGCCGGTCACGCCGACGTCCTCGTCGTCCCCGATCTCGAGACCGGCACGATGCTGGTGCAGCAACTGGTCTCGCTGGCCGACGCGGATGCCGCAGGGATCGTGCTGGGGGCGAAGGTGCCGATCATCCTGACGACCGGGTCGGACTCGACGCTGGCCCGGCTCGGGTCCTGCGCGATGGCCATGTTGGTCGACCGGCACACGCGGCAGCGGGCACGCTGA